In a genomic window of Amphiprion ocellaris isolate individual 3 ecotype Okinawa chromosome 13, ASM2253959v1, whole genome shotgun sequence:
- the LOC111583589 gene encoding storkhead-box protein 2-like isoform X2: MSPISQSQFIPLGEVLLLAISAMNSTHKPVTQEALTEHLQTCFPGVPTPTEEVLHHTLSMLVRERKIYPTHDGYFIVTPQTYFITPSLIRTSSKWYHLDERSADRHQHQNQQQHQQTQCTSPLSGTITPSTSGGVRDRAHPKSSQNHSGGAGDSFYNNSYRGDDPPSHHTTLQRRSPKDHREVYSSPHSPQTPPQQAGGNTEKSRSTLGFPFKTDTLTKHRGGGVGGGGGTGDIEKQGGGSGAGSRKFGLKLFRLSFKKDKAKQLATFSAQFPPEEWPLRDEEVPSQLPRHIEMEIIRRINPDLTVENLARHTAVMKRLEEERAQRSKASSANQSSRSRRSGGRHRKQSQTKLSRSHSKTRASRGEPSDSSHLELADRDYRGYSSSLARSPREQALAMERQRARLHLAHSNPNILDSSHLPVTPEWDVSGELAKRRTEMPFPEPSHGPSAHHSKVHRSHSHTQERKSRNERSDKAKERSRSMDNSKGPLGAGLIGPPDYYDDRSRYYTDDGTLRANQSSSHYSRATPPSTKVPGDALGLDGGRNLDNSKSRDSLPLYSPKPLAASIPPDDYFQCSGSSEAILTGTNPLGTLGKNSHDGLKLGSIDRQTTDRQIDRKTSHPPENKEDLPKVGPKGGSLPPIPLSVPDPPLSNGRPPHSASSGQEKRKEIFSKDTLFKPPPSLPLPGYSSLRKPTALTSSALSSSCDALDCQEAFDAPKPLVATPSAPPQGIESTSSAAEASFDYYNVSDDDELEEGGAKGRGEDEKPGGSVSGMGGGGAGTMQWLLEREKERDLQRRFERTLTFPGAKENLSEPSQNQQSAHSARLDSMDSSSVTVDSGFNSPRTRESLASNTSSIVESNRRQNLALSPGHLSISAANGPPFSFRAIQEPASTQPEKLQKPSACLASITSV; encoded by the exons ATGTCCCCGATCAGCCAATCACAGTTCATCCCTTTGGGTGAGGTTTTGCTGTTGGCTATCTCTGCTATGAACTCCACCCATAAACCTGTCACCCAGGAGGCCCTAACTGAACACCTGCAGACATGTTTTCCAG GTGTTCCAACACCaacagaggaggttctgcaccACACGCTAAGCATGCTGGTCCGTGAGCGGAAAATCTACCCAACACACGACGGATATTTTATTGTAACCCCTCAGACCTATTTTATCACTCCAAGCCTAATCCGAACTAGTTCCAAGTGGTACCACTTAGATGAGCGATCTGCTGACCGACACCAACatcagaaccagcagcagcatcagcagacaCAGTGCACCTCCCCCCTCTCTGGCACCATCACCCCATCTACCTCTGGGGGGGTGCGAGATCGAGCACACCCAAAGTCCAGCCAGAACCACAGTGGAGGAGCTGGGGATTCTTTTTACAACAACAGTTACCGTGGAGACGACCCCCCTAGCCACCATACCACCCTGCAGCGCAGATCCCCGAAAGACCACAGAGAGGTTTATTCATCACCACACTCACCACAGACACCTCCTCAGCAAGCAGGAGGCAACACAGAAAAGAGCCGCAGCACCCTTGGGTTCCCGTTCAAGACGGACACGCTCACCAAGCACCGAGGAGGGGGGgttgggggaggaggaggaactggaGACATAGAGAAacaaggaggaggaagtggtGCAGGAAGTCGTAAGTTTGGGTTGAAGCTGTTTCGTCTCAGTTTTAAGAAGGACAAGGCCAAGCAGCTCGCTACCTTCTCTGCACAGTTCCCCCCTGAGGAATGGCCACTCCGTGACGAGGAGGTGCCCAGCCAGTTGCCACGTCACATAGAGATGGAAATCATCCGCAGAATCAACCCTGACCTTACTGTGGAGAACCTCGCTCGACACACGGCTGTTATGAAGCGTCTTGAAGAAGAACGTGCTCAGAGGAGCAAAGCatcatcagccaatcagagctccAGGAGCAGAAGAAGTGGGGGTAGGCATAGAAAGCAATCTCAGACCAAACTCAGCCGCTCTCATAGCAAGACACGGGCATCCCGAGGTGAGCCAAGTGACAGCTCCCACCTAGAGCTGGCTGACAGAGACTACAGAGGTTACTCATCCTCACTGGCTCGGTCCCCAAGAGAGCAAGCGCTGGCAATGGAGCGGCAAAGGGCCCGCCTTCACCTGGCACACAGCAACCCCAACATTCTCGACTCCTCCCACCTGCCTGTCACGCCAGAGTGGGATGTATCCGGAGAGCTTGCCAAGAGACGCACAGAAATGCCTTTCCCTGAGCCGAGCCATGGTCCATCAGCTCACCATTCAAAAGTCCATCGCTCACACTCCCACACCCAGGAGAGGAAGTCTCGGAATGAACGCAGCGACAAGGCCAAGGAACGTTCCAGATCTATGGACAACTCTAAAGGACCACTTGGAGCTGGCCTGATTGGACCACCTGATTATTATGATGATCGAAGCCGTTACTACACTGATGATGGCACCCTGCGAGCTAATCAGAGCTCTTCTCACTACTCTCGGGCCACCCCCCCCTCCACTAAGGTGCCTGGGGATGCTCTTGGTTTGGATGGTGGCAGGAACTTGGACAACAGTAAGAGCAGGGACAGCCTACCACTGTACTCACCCAAACCACTGGCTGCCTCCATCCCTCCCGATGACTACTTTCAGTGCTCTGGTTCCTCTGAGGCAATTCTCACTGGAACAAATCCACTGGGAACTCTGGGCAAAAACAGCCACGACGGATTAAAACTAGGCAGCATTGACAGACAAACGACTGACAGGCAGATAGATAGAAAAACGTCCCATCCACCGGAAAACAAGGAGGACTTGCCAAAGGTGGGACCTAAGGGTGGCAGCCTGCCTCCAATACCTCTTTCTGTCCCTGACCCCCCACTTTCTAATGGACGACCTCCCCACAGTGCCTCCTCTGGTCAGGAGAAACGGAAGGAGATCTTTAGTAAAGATACACTCTTCAAACCTCCTCCTAGCCTTCCTTTGCCCGGCTATAGTTCTTTGAGAAAACCCACAGCCCTCACCTCCTCTGCTCTGTCCTCATCCTGTGATGCTCTTGATTGCCAGGAAGCCTTTGATGCTCCAAAGCCCCTGGTGGCAACACCATCTGCTCCCCCACAGGGAATTGAATCCAcatccagtgctgctgaagccTCCTTTGACTACTACAATGTCTCTGATGACGATGAACTGGAGGAGGGGGGCGCTAAGGGTAGAGGAGAGGATGAGAAGCCTGGAGGAAGTGTTTCTGGGATGGGCGGAGGTGGAGCAGGGACCATGCAGTGGCTgttggagagagaaaaggagagggaCCTGCAGAGGAGGTTTGAAAGAACCCTCACATTCCCTGGTGCTAAAGAGAACCTTTCTGAGCCCAGTCAGAACCAGCAATCAGCACATTCTGCTAGACTGGACAGCATGGACTCCAGCTCTGTCACTGTTGACAGTGGATTCAACTCACCACG